A window of Costertonia aggregata contains these coding sequences:
- a CDS encoding glycoside hydrolase family 17 protein codes for MKNYFKSIGYIIVVLVVLSCKKNTKTESKITVVKQKSIISAKNILGNPDYMAMSYGGYRHINHDIEPTIAELKEDMKILAAMGVKIIRTYKVHLPHAANVLKAIRELKKKDSSFEMYVMLGAWIDCKNAWTDLEPDHNKESERNAIEIKETVRLAKEYPDVVKVIAVGNEAMVKWATNYYVRPWVVLKWVNHLQELKSSGELSKDLWITSSDNFASWGGGGKEYHVEDLNELINAVDFLSVHTYPMHDTHYNPQFWKVPKAEESLSDIEKIDAAMLRAKKYAMAQYDSVKRYMKGLGIDKPVHIGETGWASTSNGYYGPEGSKATDEYKEALYYHHMRNWTNDNGISCFYFEGFDEQWKDAANTLGSENHFGLINLKSEAKFALWELVDSGTFEGLTRDGNPITKTYGGVREELMKEVLVPPLEN; via the coding sequence TATAAGCGCAAAAAATATATTGGGCAATCCTGATTACATGGCCATGTCCTATGGTGGATATCGTCATATAAACCATGATATAGAACCTACGATAGCCGAGTTGAAAGAAGATATGAAAATATTAGCTGCGATGGGGGTCAAAATAATTCGCACCTATAAAGTGCATTTACCTCATGCCGCTAATGTTTTGAAGGCGATAAGAGAATTAAAGAAAAAAGATTCCAGTTTTGAAATGTACGTAATGTTGGGTGCATGGATCGATTGTAAAAACGCTTGGACAGATTTGGAACCTGACCATAACAAAGAGAGCGAACGTAATGCGATTGAAATCAAGGAAACGGTTAGACTGGCAAAAGAATATCCAGATGTGGTAAAAGTAATTGCTGTGGGTAATGAAGCTATGGTGAAATGGGCAACCAATTATTATGTGCGGCCATGGGTCGTTTTAAAATGGGTAAATCATCTCCAAGAGCTTAAAAGTTCAGGCGAATTATCAAAAGATTTATGGATAACCAGCTCTGATAATTTTGCATCATGGGGAGGTGGCGGTAAAGAATACCATGTGGAAGACCTTAATGAATTAATTAATGCTGTTGATTTTTTATCGGTACATACCTATCCTATGCATGACACGCATTACAATCCACAGTTTTGGAAAGTCCCAAAAGCTGAGGAAAGTTTATCGGATATAGAAAAAATAGATGCTGCAATGCTACGGGCAAAAAAGTATGCCATGGCACAATATGATAGCGTGAAACGTTACATGAAAGGATTGGGAATCGATAAACCCGTTCACATTGGAGAAACAGGTTGGGCAAGCACTTCCAACGGTTATTATGGTCCCGAAGGCTCCAAAGCTACTGATGAGTATAAAGAGGCTTTGTACTACCACCATATGAGAAATTGGACCAATGATAATGGTATTTCTTGCTTCTATTTTGAAGGTTTTGATGAGCAATGGAAGGATGCCGCCAACACTTTAGGTTCAGAAAATCACTTTGGTTTGATCAATCTTAAAAGTGAAGCCAAGTTTGCACTTTGGGAATTAGTGGATAGTGGAACTTTTGAGGGTCTTACGCGTGATGGAAATCCGATTACCAAAACTTATGGAGGAGTAAGGGAAGAATTAATGAAAGAAGTTCTGGTACCACCTTTGGAAAATTAA
- a CDS encoding MFS transporter, with product MVNEIVIPKDKVPMGQKIAFGVGMFANQMFPAILGIFMVVLVQDLGFPGWMWGVLFFLPRVFDSITDPIMGFISDNTKSKWGRRRHYVFLGALIMGISFVIMWQLYRENGVDYNFTYFLLWSFVFYLGLTIFSVPYVAMGYEMSNDFHERTDIMAIAQWIGQWAWVIAPWFWVFMYDQDWFPSADIATRELAIYVGIACMVCAMVPAIFIKSKSTINEPYAPLNIRTIGGSLKKIVDGFKEAFQSRPFRQLCIATFFIYNTFYTIASFSFFIVVYYLFGGDAGAAGIWPTLFGSVGALATTFIVIPIITKMSKKMGKKRAFIVSQAISILGYVLLWFLFIPGKPYMFLFALPFFSFGIGSLFTLMMSMTADVIDLDELNTGQRREGVFGAIYWWMVKFGFAIAGLLTGTIMSVVGFDPNAAVQPEGAIFGLRAFYSGFPIIGTLVAIYFMWNYDLTEERANEISKELEKKKASKAAGYGKMASISNIDLNDLSEKEIVEKFSDFFTTKLDFKEISPQALQLEFDTVFKKGMHGICFSAYESGQEPGDDLTDNQIRRRLEVLKGRAQWIRIFSCTTGHEKIPRIAKEMGFKTMVGAWISNKTVQNKSEINSLIKLIKDGHVDIAAVGNEVLYREELNEETIIDYIEQVKKEAGYIPVGYVDAYYEFANRPKLTDACDVVLANCYPFWEGADIKMAGFHLQEMYHRTVAAAKGKNVIITETGWPSIGQKVNKADPTTDNVKEYFVKSHLWAKKEGVSLFYFSSFDESWKIHSEGWAGTSWGLWDSKEKFKYNSNL from the coding sequence ATGGTAAATGAAATTGTAATACCCAAAGATAAAGTACCGATGGGGCAAAAAATAGCCTTTGGCGTAGGAATGTTTGCCAATCAAATGTTTCCCGCCATTTTGGGAATCTTTATGGTCGTTTTGGTACAGGATTTAGGATTTCCGGGCTGGATGTGGGGTGTTTTGTTTTTTCTTCCAAGAGTATTTGATTCCATTACTGACCCGATAATGGGTTTTATTTCAGATAATACAAAATCCAAATGGGGTAGACGAAGGCATTATGTGTTTCTCGGTGCCCTAATCATGGGCATTTCGTTTGTGATTATGTGGCAATTATATCGTGAAAACGGTGTAGATTATAATTTCACCTATTTTTTGCTATGGTCTTTTGTGTTTTATCTGGGCCTAACAATCTTCAGTGTTCCTTACGTAGCCATGGGTTATGAGATGAGCAATGACTTTCACGAACGTACAGATATTATGGCGATAGCGCAATGGATAGGGCAGTGGGCATGGGTCATTGCTCCTTGGTTTTGGGTGTTCATGTACGATCAAGATTGGTTTCCATCAGCGGATATCGCCACAAGGGAACTAGCTATTTATGTTGGTATCGCTTGTATGGTATGCGCTATGGTTCCAGCAATTTTTATTAAAAGCAAATCAACCATTAATGAGCCGTATGCACCTCTAAATATAAGAACGATTGGGGGTAGCCTCAAAAAGATTGTGGATGGTTTTAAGGAAGCTTTTCAATCCAGACCGTTCCGACAACTTTGTATAGCTACTTTTTTCATCTACAATACATTCTACACCATCGCGAGTTTCTCGTTCTTCATCGTGGTGTATTATCTTTTTGGAGGCGATGCCGGTGCGGCTGGTATCTGGCCAACCTTATTTGGTAGTGTAGGTGCTTTGGCGACTACATTCATAGTAATACCTATTATCACCAAAATGTCCAAGAAAATGGGGAAAAAGAGAGCATTTATTGTTTCTCAAGCCATATCTATTTTGGGGTATGTATTACTTTGGTTTTTGTTTATTCCCGGTAAACCCTATATGTTTTTATTCGCATTGCCGTTTTTCTCGTTTGGTATTGGAAGTTTGTTCACATTGATGATGTCAATGACCGCAGATGTTATCGATTTGGATGAATTAAATACAGGACAACGAAGAGAGGGTGTCTTTGGAGCCATTTATTGGTGGATGGTAAAATTTGGTTTTGCCATTGCCGGTCTTTTGACGGGTACTATAATGTCAGTCGTTGGTTTTGACCCAAATGCAGCTGTACAGCCAGAAGGTGCAATTTTTGGATTAAGGGCATTCTATTCCGGTTTCCCGATAATAGGGACTTTAGTGGCCATTTATTTTATGTGGAATTATGATCTCACTGAGGAAAGGGCTAACGAAATAAGCAAGGAGTTAGAAAAGAAGAAGGCTAGTAAAGCAGCAGGGTATGGGAAAATGGCTTCAATTTCAAATATTGATTTGAATGATTTATCGGAAAAAGAGATTGTAGAGAAATTCTCTGATTTTTTTACGACAAAACTAGATTTCAAGGAAATTTCTCCACAAGCTTTACAATTAGAATTCGATACGGTATTTAAAAAAGGAATGCACGGTATTTGTTTTAGTGCTTATGAAAGTGGCCAAGAACCTGGTGATGATCTCACAGACAATCAAATAAGAAGGCGTTTGGAAGTTTTAAAAGGCCGCGCTCAATGGATACGTATATTTTCATGTACTACGGGGCATGAAAAAATACCTAGAATTGCCAAAGAAATGGGTTTCAAAACTATGGTGGGGGCTTGGATAAGTAATAAAACGGTTCAAAATAAATCGGAAATTAATAGTCTCATAAAATTGATTAAAGATGGACATGTTGATATTGCTGCCGTTGGTAATGAAGTACTTTATAGGGAAGAGTTAAATGAAGAGACCATTATTGATTACATAGAGCAAGTTAAAAAAGAGGCGGGATACATTCCTGTGGGCTATGTGGATGCTTACTATGAGTTTGCGAACCGACCCAAATTAACTGATGCCTGTGATGTTGTTTTGGCAAATTGTTATCCGTTTTGGGAAGGTGCCGATATAAAAATGGCAGGGTTTCATCTTCAGGAAATGTATCATAGAACGGTTGCCGCTGCAAAAGGTAAGAATGTTATCATCACAGAAACAGGTTGGCCAAGTATAGGACAAAAAGTTAACAAGGCCGATCCCACTACCGATAATGTGAAAGAATATTTCGTAAAATCTCATCTATGGGCAAAAAAGGAAGGGGTCTCCTTGTTTTATTTTTCTTCTTTTGATGAGTCATGGAAAATACATTCTGAGGGTTGGGCCGGCACTTCGTGGGGACTTTGGGATAGCAAAGAAAAGTTTAAGTATAATTCCAACTTGTAA